GGGACAGTTCCAGGTTCTCGAACGACACGACAAAACTGAACAGCGCCGCGGCGACGATGGACGGCCGCAGCATCGGCAGCGTCACGCGCATGAAGGCCTTGGGCGCGCTTGCGCCCAGGTTGCGCGCGGCTTCCTCGATGGAGCCGTCCAGCCCGGCCATGCCCGCCGTCACAAGCCGCACGGTCCACGGAATGGTGAGGCACACGTGCGCAATGACCAGGCCGCCGAACGTGCCGACGAGGTCCTGATCCAGCACGTTTTCAGCGCGCAGGTAAAAGAGATAGACGGCCACGCCCGCGACGATGCCGGGGATCAGCAGCGGCGACAGCAGCAGCGTGTTGACGCCCTTGCTGCCACTGAAGCGGTAGCGCGCAATGGCGACCGCCGCCAGCACGCCCATCGTCACGCCGATGAACGCGGCCACCAGCGACACCTGCAGGCTGAAGAGGAAGCCGTTGGCGAACGCGGGGTTCTCCCAGGCCTTGACGTACCAGGAGAGCGTGTAGCCCGAGGGCGGGAAATAGAGGATGGCGTCCTTGAAGAAGCTCAGCCAGACCACCAGCACGATGGGGCTGAGCATGAACGCATACATGAGAACCACGAAAACGCGGTGCAGCCACGTGGCCCACGGGATCACGCGCAATGGCTTTTCCCGCGAGGCTGCGACGGCTGAGTCCAAAGGAGGCGCATTATGCAAATCCGGTTCCTTTCAGCAACTGCCGGCTTGGTTTGAAACTCCTCCGAAGACTCTGCGGTCTCTACGGTTAACCAAAGCATATCGGCCGGTTGCTGCCCGGCTCAACTAGGGATAACCCACGACGCGCCAAAACTCGCGGGTTATCCCTGCGGTAGCCCTGTCAGCGGTGCAACCCACCGTGGCGCAACGCTGCCGCGGGTGCAACCCATCACGCCGCGCGCAGCTACCCGGCGGCCTGCAGGCCGCACACCGCTTGCAGCACCGCAACGCGGCTTTGACCCAGCACCATGCCTTGCCAATCTTCCTGCCCGCAATAGAAGGCGTCGCGTGTGGCCTGCAGGATGTCCTGCTGCAAGGCATCGCGGGCGTCGGGATGCGCGCGCAGCCAGTTGCGTCCGCGCAGCGCCTGCACCACGTCTTCCCACGGCTTGGTGCCGAACTCCAGCGCCATCAGCGTGGGTTCGGACTTGGGGCAGGCGTCGTAGATGAGGCCGGCCAGATGCCCGGTGATGTCCACCGAGG
The DNA window shown above is from Achromobacter spanius and carries:
- a CDS encoding ABC transporter permease; the protein is MRVIPWATWLHRVFVVLMYAFMLSPIVLVVWLSFFKDAILYFPPSGYTLSWYVKAWENPAFANGFLFSLQVSLVAAFIGVTMGVLAAVAIARYRFSGSKGVNTLLLSPLLIPGIVAGVAVYLFYLRAENVLDQDLVGTFGGLVIAHVCLTIPWTVRLVTAGMAGLDGSIEEAARNLGASAPKAFMRVTLPMLRPSIVAAALFSFVVSFENLELSLSLVGPGRTTLPIAIMQYLEFNLDPTIASVASVQILLLGIIMLVTDRYVKLSQVV